One Niabella beijingensis DNA window includes the following coding sequences:
- a CDS encoding sodium/sugar symporter — translation MKGSDYLVFFIYFIVVASYGYWVYRKKRQESVSASHDYFLAEGSLTWWAIGASLIASNISAEQMIGMSGSGFKLGLAISAYEWMAAATLIIVAVFFMPVYLKNKIFTMPQFLSQRYNSKVAMIMAVFWLMLYIVVNLMSILYLGALAISGISGINITFCILALAVFAIVITLGGMKVIGFTDVIQVFFLVLGGLVATYIALNLISGGKGIGAGFNVLQSKASEHFHLIFKKDNPNYIDLPGLSVLIGGMWIANLSYWGCNQYITQRALGASLPVARKGLLFAAFLKMLMPIIVVLPGIAVYYIVKENLGGITPDQLVTASGVQDPNKAYPALISLLPAGLKGLSFAALTAAIVASLAGKANSIATIFTLDIYKKVFNAGASERNLVNVGKIAVIVSMLFAVLLSLIVGDALMGEGKQGFQYIQEYTGFVSPGIFAMFIFGFFWKKTTSSAALFATIGGFIASVVLKFLPGWVDLSSLHAIGWSVPNAAGIYEIPFMDRMVIVFLICAIGMYFISIYQHKKGVVSKGLEVDPGMFKTSTSFAVGSLIIVAMLVALYSAYW, via the coding sequence ATGAAAGGTTCTGACTATCTGGTTTTCTTTATTTATTTTATAGTGGTGGCTTCCTATGGTTACTGGGTGTACCGGAAAAAGAGGCAGGAAAGTGTTTCGGCATCACATGATTATTTCCTGGCAGAAGGCTCGCTGACCTGGTGGGCGATCGGGGCTTCGCTGATCGCATCCAATATCTCGGCCGAACAGATGATCGGGATGAGCGGATCCGGGTTCAAGCTGGGCCTGGCCATTTCTGCCTATGAGTGGATGGCCGCAGCCACTCTGATCATTGTTGCCGTATTCTTTATGCCGGTGTACCTGAAGAACAAGATCTTTACCATGCCGCAGTTCCTGAGTCAGCGCTACAATTCCAAAGTGGCCATGATCATGGCCGTATTCTGGCTGATGCTGTACATCGTGGTGAACCTGATGTCGATCTTGTACCTGGGCGCCCTTGCCATCAGCGGCATCTCAGGCATTAATATTACATTCTGTATCCTGGCGCTGGCCGTTTTTGCGATCGTCATCACACTCGGAGGAATGAAGGTGATCGGGTTCACGGATGTGATACAGGTCTTCTTCCTGGTGCTGGGCGGACTGGTGGCTACTTATATTGCCCTGAATCTGATCTCAGGCGGAAAGGGGATAGGCGCCGGCTTTAATGTATTGCAGTCAAAAGCATCCGAACATTTTCATCTTATTTTTAAGAAAGACAACCCCAACTATATCGACCTGCCGGGGCTGAGCGTGCTGATCGGGGGTATGTGGATCGCCAACCTCAGTTACTGGGGCTGCAACCAGTACATCACTCAAAGAGCATTGGGTGCATCCCTCCCTGTTGCGCGTAAGGGATTACTGTTTGCCGCATTTTTGAAAATGCTGATGCCGATCATCGTGGTGCTTCCGGGTATTGCGGTCTACTATATTGTAAAAGAGAACCTGGGCGGAATTACACCGGATCAACTGGTGACCGCATCCGGCGTGCAGGATCCCAACAAGGCCTATCCCGCACTCATTTCTTTGTTGCCGGCCGGACTAAAAGGCCTGTCCTTTGCCGCACTGACCGCGGCAATCGTAGCATCACTGGCCGGTAAAGCAAACAGCATTGCCACCATCTTTACACTGGATATCTATAAGAAAGTGTTCAATGCAGGTGCCAGCGAGCGCAACCTGGTGAACGTAGGTAAGATCGCGGTGATTGTTTCCATGTTGTTCGCCGTATTGCTTTCCCTCATAGTGGGAGATGCCCTGATGGGAGAAGGAAAGCAGGGATTCCAGTACATACAGGAATATACAGGTTTTGTATCGCCGGGTATTTTTGCAATGTTCATCTTCGGGTTCTTCTGGAAAAAGACCACTTCCAGTGCCGCCCTGTTCGCTACCATCGGCGGATTTATTGCCTCTGTTGTCTTAAAATTCCTGCCCGGCTGGGTGGATCTTTCGTCACTGCATGCGATCGGCTGGTCGGTTCCGAATGCAGCGGGTATCTATGAGATCCCTTTCATGGACCGGATGGTGATCGTATTCCTGATCTGTGCAATCGGCATGTATTTTATCAGTATCTATCAGCATAAAAAAGGTGTTGTATCCAAAGGACTGGAAGTGGACCCGGGAATGTTCAAAACTTCTACCAGCTTTGCTGTGGGATCCCTGATCATCGTAGCCATGCTGGTGGCGTTATATTCGGCGTACTGGTAA
- a CDS encoding sodium:solute symporter family transporter — protein MKDNLAWQDILVFFIYFVVVASYGYWVYLRKKKAAVSASHDYFLAEGSLTWWAIGASLIASNISAEQFIGMSGEGFFVGVAVAAYEWIAAVALIIVAVWFIPVYLKNKIYTMPQFLNRRYNQTVSLIMAVFWLLLYVFVNLTSILYLGAVAIDALLGGGYLHVIMIVLLLMALIITLGGMKVIGFTDVIQVGVLILGGLATVYMALQIVDIRINGAASGSAIAGFKTLLQQAPDHFKLMLDKPSVTHTTIDHPQNLDVQKYVVLPGIAMYFAGQWIVNLNYWGCNQYITQRALGADLQTARTGILFAGFLKLLMPIIVMLPGIAAYVLYKNNHLPGFSGVKDGAYSAILGFLPAGLKGLAIAALTAAIVASLAGKVNSIATIWTLDVHKKYLSKSMTELQSVRVGRWVVILSMLVALLFTWTDVLGIGGEGGFTFIQKYTGFISPGVFAMFLLGMFWKRTTGTAALVGVILGFVLAIFFNNYAVDIFGKETWLYTAFTYEKMEGGVLHTITEIPFLINMGWSFFFTVLVMVLISLAGPKDNPKAFEIDKSMFKLQPRTIVLIVITLMILAALYVRFW, from the coding sequence ATGAAAGATAATTTAGCCTGGCAGGACATTCTGGTCTTCTTTATTTATTTTGTGGTAGTGGCTTCCTATGGCTACTGGGTATATCTCCGGAAAAAGAAAGCAGCGGTATCTGCATCACATGATTATTTTCTGGCAGAAGGCTCACTAACCTGGTGGGCCATCGGCGCTTCGCTGATCGCCTCCAATATCTCTGCGGAACAGTTCATCGGCATGAGTGGCGAGGGCTTTTTTGTAGGAGTGGCAGTGGCAGCCTATGAATGGATCGCCGCTGTGGCACTGATCATCGTGGCCGTCTGGTTCATCCCGGTATACCTCAAAAACAAGATCTATACCATGCCGCAGTTCCTGAACCGGCGCTATAACCAGACCGTGTCGCTGATCATGGCCGTGTTCTGGCTGCTGCTGTATGTATTTGTGAACCTTACTTCCATCCTGTACCTGGGTGCGGTTGCGATCGATGCCCTCCTCGGAGGAGGATACCTGCATGTGATCATGATCGTGCTGCTGCTGATGGCGCTTATCATCACATTGGGCGGGATGAAAGTGATCGGTTTTACAGATGTGATCCAGGTGGGGGTGCTGATCCTCGGCGGACTGGCCACTGTATATATGGCGTTGCAGATTGTAGACATCCGCATCAACGGTGCGGCCAGCGGCAGCGCCATTGCAGGGTTTAAAACATTACTGCAGCAGGCACCCGACCACTTTAAACTGATGCTGGATAAACCATCGGTTACACATACGACGATCGACCATCCGCAGAACCTGGATGTGCAGAAATATGTGGTGCTGCCGGGCATTGCCATGTATTTTGCCGGACAGTGGATCGTAAACCTGAACTACTGGGGGTGCAATCAGTATATCACACAACGCGCACTGGGGGCAGATCTTCAGACAGCACGTACGGGAATCTTGTTTGCCGGTTTTTTGAAACTGCTGATGCCGATCATTGTAATGCTACCGGGTATTGCAGCCTATGTGCTGTACAAGAATAACCACCTGCCGGGTTTCAGCGGTGTAAAAGATGGTGCTTACTCCGCCATACTGGGCTTTTTGCCGGCGGGATTAAAGGGCCTGGCCATCGCGGCACTAACGGCTGCGATCGTAGCCTCCCTGGCAGGCAAGGTGAACAGCATTGCCACGATCTGGACCCTGGACGTACATAAAAAATACCTGAGCAAATCCATGACCGAGCTGCAATCGGTACGTGTCGGAAGATGGGTGGTGATCCTCTCCATGCTGGTGGCCCTGTTGTTTACCTGGACGGATGTGCTGGGCATCGGCGGGGAAGGCGGATTTACTTTCATCCAGAAATATACGGGTTTTATCAGCCCGGGGGTATTTGCCATGTTCCTGCTCGGCATGTTCTGGAAACGGACCACCGGTACGGCAGCGCTGGTGGGGGTGATCCTGGGCTTTGTACTGGCCATCTTCTTTAACAATTATGCTGTGGATATCTTTGGGAAAGAGACCTGGCTCTATACCGCCTTTACCTACGAAAAAATGGAGGGTGGTGTGCTGCATACCATTACGGAAATTCCCTTCCTGATCAATATGGGCTGGTCGTTCTTCTTTACAGTATTGGTAATGGTGCTGATCAGCCTTGCAGGACCAAAGGACAATCCGAAGGCTTTTGAGATCGACAAATCGATGTTCAAATTGCAGCCCCGCACGATCGTGCTGATTGTAATCACTCTTATGATACTGGCCGCCTTGTACGTGCGGTTCTGGTAA
- the araA gene encoding L-arabinose isomerase, with protein MINLEQLELWFVTGSQHLYGADTLKEVAAHSQEIVSHINATSKIPVRLVWKDTVKTPEEIYQVFAEANFSNSCIGVIAWMHTFSPAKMWINGLKIFHKPLLQFHTQFNRDIPWSSIDMDFMNTNQSAHGDREFGFMLSRMNKHRKVVVGHWKDEKVVEQIAGWSRAAIGWNDWQGARFVRFGDNMRYVAVTDGDKVEAELKFGYSVNTHGIGDLVAVINEVGEKETAVLVQEYLDRYQVASQLKKDGAQYQSLLDAARIELGLKQFLEQGDFKGFSDTFEDLHGMIQLPGIAVQRLMEQGYGFAGEGDWKTAALVRAMKSMATGLAGGNSFMEDYTYHFDPDESLVLGSHMLEICSSIAAGTPSCEVHPLGIGGKADPVRLVFNVKGGPALNASLMDMGNRFRLLVNEVEAIAPLHDLPKLPVARVLWKPYPDMNTGCAAWILAGGAHHTCYSQNLTTENLEDFAGMAGIEFVRINKETDLYQFKNELRWSDVYYQLNKN; from the coding sequence ATGATCAATCTGGAGCAATTGGAACTGTGGTTTGTTACGGGGAGTCAGCATCTTTACGGTGCGGATACATTAAAAGAAGTGGCGGCCCATTCCCAGGAAATCGTCAGCCATATTAATGCCACATCAAAAATACCTGTCCGGCTTGTCTGGAAAGATACGGTGAAAACACCCGAGGAGATCTATCAGGTATTTGCCGAGGCAAATTTCAGCAATTCCTGTATTGGTGTTATTGCCTGGATGCATACGTTTTCTCCTGCAAAGATGTGGATCAACGGGCTGAAGATCTTTCACAAGCCGCTGCTCCAGTTTCATACCCAGTTCAACAGGGACATTCCCTGGAGCTCGATCGACATGGATTTTATGAATACCAACCAATCGGCCCACGGCGACCGTGAGTTCGGCTTTATGCTGAGCCGGATGAATAAACACCGGAAGGTAGTGGTAGGACACTGGAAGGATGAGAAGGTTGTTGAACAAATTGCCGGCTGGAGCCGGGCTGCGATCGGATGGAACGACTGGCAGGGGGCGCGGTTCGTACGTTTTGGCGACAACATGCGTTATGTTGCGGTAACCGATGGCGATAAAGTAGAGGCCGAACTGAAATTCGGTTACAGCGTTAATACGCATGGTATTGGTGACCTGGTAGCCGTTATCAATGAAGTGGGTGAAAAGGAAACAGCGGTGCTGGTGCAGGAGTACCTGGACAGGTACCAGGTCGCTTCGCAGTTAAAAAAAGACGGTGCACAATACCAGTCGCTGCTGGATGCGGCCCGTATCGAACTGGGATTGAAACAGTTTCTGGAACAGGGGGATTTTAAAGGATTTTCCGATACATTTGAGGATCTGCACGGGATGATCCAGCTGCCCGGTATCGCGGTACAGCGCCTTATGGAACAGGGATATGGGTTTGCAGGAGAAGGCGACTGGAAAACGGCGGCACTGGTACGCGCGATGAAATCAATGGCAACAGGTCTTGCAGGAGGAAATTCCTTTATGGAAGATTATACCTATCATTTCGATCCGGACGAATCACTGGTGTTGGGTTCTCATATGCTGGAGATCTGTTCCAGCATTGCAGCGGGAACACCTTCCTGCGAGGTGCATCCGCTGGGGATCGGGGGAAAGGCAGACCCGGTGCGGCTGGTGTTCAATGTAAAAGGGGGGCCTGCGCTGAATGCTTCCCTCATGGACATGGGTAACCGTTTCCGGCTGCTGGTGAACGAAGTAGAGGCGATAGCGCCGTTGCATGATTTGCCCAAACTGCCGGTAGCCCGCGTGTTGTGGAAGCCGTATCCGGATATGAATACCGGCTGCGCTGCCTGGATCCTGGCAGGAGGAGCGCACCATACCTGTTATTCGCAAAATCTTACTACGGAAAACCTGGAAGATTTTGCCGGCATGGCGGGGATCGAATTTGTACGGATCAATAAAGAAACGGATCTGTATCAATTTAAAAATGAATTGCGCTGGAGCGATGTGTATTATCAGCTTAACAAAAATTAA
- the araD gene encoding L-ribulose-5-phosphate 4-epimerase AraD, with protein MRYEAIREKAYAANMQLPELGLVLFTFGNASEADHKEGVFAIKPSGVAYTALSPEKMVVVDFDGKTVDGTLNPSSDTQTHAVLYKHWEGIGGIVHTHSTYATAWAQSLRSIPVYGTTHADYNIVNIPCALPMDDEMIQGDYEVQTGHQILNHFKENGFDYREVEMILVGNHAPFTWGRDAAKAIHNSAVLEQVAQMAYLTEQINPQAPVLKKALMEKHYQRKHGPNSYYGQ; from the coding sequence ATGCGATACGAAGCGATCCGCGAAAAAGCATACGCAGCAAATATGCAGCTCCCCGAACTGGGTCTGGTGCTTTTTACATTCGGGAATGCCAGCGAGGCCGATCATAAAGAAGGTGTCTTTGCCATTAAACCCAGCGGGGTGGCCTATACAGCACTCTCACCGGAGAAAATGGTGGTCGTTGATTTTGACGGCAAAACGGTGGACGGAACACTGAATCCCAGTTCCGACACACAAACCCATGCCGTGCTCTACAAACACTGGGAAGGTATCGGTGGTATCGTTCATACACACTCCACTTATGCAACCGCATGGGCGCAGTCGCTGCGTTCGATCCCGGTATATGGTACCACGCATGCAGATTACAATATTGTAAACATTCCGTGCGCGCTTCCGATGGATGATGAAATGATACAGGGAGATTATGAAGTGCAGACGGGGCACCAGATCCTGAACCACTTTAAAGAGAACGGTTTTGATTACAGGGAGGTGGAAATGATCCTGGTCGGAAATCATGCCCCGTTCACCTGGGGCAGGGATGCGGCAAAAGCCATACACAACAGCGCGGTACTGGAGCAGGTGGCGCAAATGGCTTACCTCACAGAGCAGATCAACCCGCAGGCGCCGGTATTAAAAAAGGCCCTGATGGAGAAGCATTATCAGCGCAAGCACGGGCCCAACAGCTATTACGGACAATAA